In the Desulfomicrobium apsheronum genome, one interval contains:
- a CDS encoding PAS domain S-box protein translates to MNKSISQRMNQDILITFAVIAVLFVALGSFMLVRWKDDNIHIVCRILDTLVAREQDSLANELFERRILALDMRLAELSLVEDVLRVELYHARGLPLAAASRGAATEVSTPIDIDGWDHVRGYAFDHDFSALRFIRPIIAAGETIGWLRLDYDLSLLRKQTLSFLAYMFSILVMTLLCTQLLLRRRLRKSVVNPLRKLGASMREMNSQTRTFNVPVLKADEEIANLGLAFQELLVRLNSSYRDLDEAHQALARSERRLSRAVLASSDGIWEWSFDTGQAYFSPRWYEMLGYEDQELPMTFQTWKDLCHPEDFQQAYERIQAVVNSNGGKSYSFEFRMHTKDGEWRWVLGRGDVIERDADGRPLLVSGTHTDVTERRLAEERLRQSEEKFSQLFRLSPDAIVLLNVESGRLVDVNDSFTSISGFSREEALGKTLLELGIYRNPGEREEIYRRLAREGFLRDFEFEALHKDGSTVVSAMTCQTLTLDGVPHLLAVLRDMTQMKKLREVMIQSEKMRSVGGMAAGIAHEINNPLGIILQASHNLVRRTRPDFSKNTQVAQTIGLDMELMARYMRARKLDLFITDIQEAATRAAGIIRRMLDFSRLAESGRSQCDLQTLIEHSLTLARNDYDLKKFYDFKKMDLRISVEEGLGKLACTETEIEQVFLNILRNAAQAMAEATPPVENPRLEIRASRVGDRVRIEIEDNGPGMNAEISRRIFEPFFTTKPPGQGTGLGLSVSYFIVTKGHGGTMEVESEPGRGTRFIIELPFKKQGQE, encoded by the coding sequence ATGAACAAAAGCATTTCCCAGCGCATGAACCAGGACATCCTGATCACTTTTGCCGTGATCGCGGTCCTCTTTGTCGCCCTGGGCAGTTTCATGCTGGTTCGATGGAAGGACGACAACATCCACATCGTCTGCCGCATTCTCGACACCCTGGTCGCCAGGGAACAGGACAGCCTGGCCAACGAGCTTTTCGAGCGGCGCATCCTGGCCCTCGACATGCGTCTGGCAGAGCTCAGCCTGGTCGAGGACGTGTTGCGGGTCGAGTTGTACCATGCGCGGGGGCTTCCCCTGGCCGCGGCCTCGCGGGGTGCGGCCACGGAGGTTTCTACGCCGATCGACATCGACGGTTGGGATCATGTCCGGGGTTATGCCTTTGATCATGACTTCTCGGCCTTGCGCTTCATCCGGCCGATCATCGCGGCGGGAGAAACCATCGGGTGGCTACGCCTCGACTACGATCTGTCTCTTTTGCGCAAACAGACGCTCAGTTTTCTGGCTTACATGTTCAGCATCCTGGTCATGACCCTGCTCTGTACGCAGTTGCTGCTGCGTCGCCGTTTGCGCAAGTCGGTGGTCAATCCCCTGCGCAAGCTGGGCGCGTCCATGCGGGAGATGAACAGCCAGACGCGTACATTCAACGTGCCCGTGCTGAAGGCTGACGAGGAAATCGCGAATTTGGGATTGGCCTTCCAGGAGTTGCTGGTGCGTCTGAACAGCTCCTACCGCGACCTCGATGAGGCGCATCAGGCCCTGGCCCGAAGCGAGCGGCGGCTTTCCCGCGCCGTTCTGGCAAGCTCCGACGGCATCTGGGAATGGTCCTTCGACACCGGTCAGGCCTATTTCAGCCCGCGCTGGTACGAGATGCTCGGCTACGAGGATCAGGAACTGCCCATGACCTTCCAGACCTGGAAGGATCTTTGTCATCCCGAGGATTTTCAGCAGGCGTACGAGCGGATTCAGGCCGTCGTGAATTCCAACGGGGGCAAATCGTACAGCTTTGAATTCCGCATGCACACAAAGGATGGGGAGTGGAGATGGGTTCTGGGGCGCGGCGATGTCATCGAGCGCGATGCCGACGGCAGGCCCCTGCTTGTGAGCGGGACGCACACCGATGTCACCGAGCGGCGTCTGGCCGAGGAGCGGCTCCGTCAGTCCGAGGAAAAATTCTCTCAGCTTTTCCGCCTCTCGCCCGATGCCATCGTGCTGCTCAACGTCGAGAGCGGACGCCTTGTTGACGTCAATGATTCCTTCACGAGCATATCCGGCTTCAGCCGTGAAGAGGCCCTGGGCAAGACGCTCCTGGAACTGGGCATTTATCGCAATCCCGGCGAGCGCGAGGAAATTTACAGGCGTCTTGCCCGTGAAGGCTTTCTGCGCGACTTTGAATTCGAAGCCCTGCACAAGGACGGCTCCACCGTGGTCAGCGCCATGACCTGCCAGACTTTGACGCTCGACGGGGTGCCGCATCTGCTGGCCGTACTGCGCGACATGACGCAGATGAAGAAGCTGCGCGAGGTCATGATCCAGAGTGAGAAGATGCGCTCGGTGGGGGGCATGGCCGCGGGCATCGCCCACGAGATCAACAATCCCCTGGGCATCATCCTGCAGGCGTCGCACAACCTGGTGCGCCGCACGCGGCCCGATTTTTCCAAGAACACCCAGGTTGCCCAGACCATCGGGCTGGATATGGAGCTCATGGCCCGGTACATGCGCGCCCGCAAGCTCGACCTCTTCATCACGGACATTCAGGAAGCGGCCACGCGGGCGGCTGGGATTATCCGGCGCATGCTCGATTTCAGCAGACTGGCGGAATCGGGCCGCTCCCAGTGCGATCTGCAGACCCTGATCGAACACTCCCTGACTTTGGCCAGGAATGATTACGATCTGAAAAAGTTCTACGACTTCAAGAAAATGGATTTGCGCATCTCCGTCGAGGAAGGGCTGGGCAAGCTGGCCTGCACCGAAACGGAGATCGAGCAGGTGTTTTTGAACATTCTGCGCAACGCGGCCCAGGCCATGGCCGAGGCCACCCCACCCGTCGAGAATCCGCGCCTTGAGATACGGGCGTCCAGAGTCGGCGATCGGGTCAGGATCGAGATCGAGGACAACGGGCCCGGTATGAATGCGGAGATCAGCCGTCGCATCTTCGAGCCTTTCTTCACCACCAAGCCGCCTGGCCAGGGTACGGGCCTGGGGCTTTCGGTGTCCTACTTCATCGTCACCAAGGGGCACGGCGGCACCATGGAGGTCGAATCCGAGCCTGGCCGGGGGACGCGTTTCATCATTGAACTTCCGTTCAAAAAACAAGGGCAGGAATGA
- a CDS encoding ABC transporter substrate-binding protein — MMSHVRRNGLFSKDCVLPSRLDATDFMIRAVVVAAVFFLMSTTCQAQSVQPIRIGSIFAKTGPGAEENSPNYRMVTLAAGQINAEGGLLGRPVEVIEFDTGSTALGARQAAEAAVKAKVSAVIGPSWSSQAMSMGPVLQQAGIPMLGATTTASEVTEIGDYIFRVCYTDALQAKALAAFAYDDLKARRAVVVTIAGDVYSEGLSSGFIERFAAHGGKVESQLRYLQNAMNFDEQVRVIGEKSPDLILVAGFTRDSGLFLKQARSAGLDMPVLGGDGWTALEHYPYLDPAKGENYYVSHWHPDSGTEAGQKFLALLYQEFGPNALQMIDAGNANAYDAMGLLADAILRAGGDSPAAIRNALAATEKYPGVTGLITFKNSRDPQKSLVVLRITPDKVEFVKSVDADR, encoded by the coding sequence ATGATGAGTCATGTGCGCAGGAATGGATTGTTTTCAAAGGATTGCGTTTTGCCTTCGAGGCTTGATGCCACGGATTTCATGATCCGTGCCGTGGTCGTGGCGGCTGTTTTTTTCTTGATGTCCACCACTTGTCAGGCTCAGTCGGTCCAGCCGATCAGGATCGGAAGCATTTTTGCCAAGACCGGGCCGGGCGCGGAGGAAAATTCCCCCAACTATCGCATGGTCACGCTCGCGGCAGGACAGATCAACGCAGAAGGGGGGCTCCTTGGACGCCCTGTCGAGGTGATCGAATTCGATACCGGGAGTACGGCCCTTGGAGCGCGGCAGGCCGCCGAGGCCGCCGTCAAGGCCAAGGTTTCGGCCGTCATCGGTCCTTCCTGGAGTTCGCAGGCCATGTCCATGGGCCCCGTGCTTCAGCAGGCGGGCATTCCCATGCTCGGCGCGACCACGACCGCTTCGGAGGTCACCGAAATCGGGGATTACATTTTCCGGGTCTGCTATACCGACGCGTTGCAGGCCAAGGCGCTGGCCGCCTTTGCGTATGACGATCTGAAAGCCCGGCGGGCCGTTGTGGTGACCATCGCCGGAGACGTCTACAGCGAAGGGCTGAGCTCGGGTTTCATCGAGCGTTTCGCCGCGCATGGAGGCAAGGTCGAATCGCAGTTGCGCTATCTTCAGAACGCCATGAACTTTGATGAGCAGGTCCGCGTCATTGGCGAGAAATCTCCGGATCTGATCCTGGTGGCCGGTTTCACCCGCGATTCGGGATTGTTCCTCAAGCAGGCCCGCAGTGCGGGTTTGGACATGCCTGTTCTGGGTGGGGATGGATGGACTGCTCTGGAGCACTACCCATATCTCGACCCGGCGAAGGGCGAAAACTATTATGTTTCCCACTGGCACCCCGATTCCGGGACGGAAGCCGGCCAAAAATTTCTGGCCCTCCTCTATCAGGAGTTCGGGCCGAATGCCCTGCAGATGATCGATGCCGGCAACGCCAACGCCTATGACGCCATGGGCCTGTTGGCCGACGCGATCCTGCGTGCCGGCGGCGATTCTCCGGCCGCCATCCGAAACGCCCTGGCCGCCACCGAAAAGTATCCGGGCGTGACGGGGCTCATCACCTTCAAGAATTCGCGCGATCCCCAGAAATCCCTGGTCGTCCTGCGCATCACCCCCGACAAGGTCGAATTCGTCAAGAGCGTGGATGCCGATCGATGA
- the siaA gene encoding biofilm regulation protein phosphatase SiaA (SiaB is a threonine kinase acting on SiaC; SiaA is the matching phosphatase.), with protein sequence MNTSTTLPSDQRASGLRRKVGTLLLVISTAVLLLSVAVGQRVLNDLTTDLSRRLAVAEAQLTREKIQALVGRELAIAQRFADLSALKDWLLKEQEPSARSRFLAEAAGFRQAFADQTYFVIHHRTLAYYYADPKSPSARYRYTLDTDKAADAWYFSTMEVPIPYTLNVNPDATLKVTNLWINVQVRNAAGMPLGLVGTGMQLDRFLRTMLAPRSAGAMSFIIDGQGRIVAHPDPDRIEYGAMGKQDTARTVFAELSESRDQEAFARALAETGRRGTQVLPLQVETKQGTRMMALAHLPELGWTVVSSVNPAAEGILSSDIIRLALAGGAVILLLVILTLTLGFDRLVLHPLLVLTDSARRIAEGRYDTRLQSSRNDELGALSRAFDSMASQVQAHTRELEQRVAERTAQLETTHARLTDTHRQLTESIRYASLIQRVILPDRQLCEHLRGQYFVVWHPRDVVGGDFYLYRERAEGCLFGVIDCAGHGVPGAFMTMIAHAALERATLEQSWNNPAALLESADKAVRAMMPDTKRLERLATSMDIGLCYVEWETRKVHFAGAHIDLFTARGAQVEHFRGDRGGINDRRSRSFTCRTLDLEPDTVFYLVTDGILDQSGGQRGLPFGRSGFVNWLEAHSGLALETQEKALTTALQEYRGDYPQRDDITVLAFRFDQTPADSSKETAS encoded by the coding sequence ATGAACACCTCCACCACACTCCCTTCCGACCAACGCGCCTCCGGCCTGCGCCGCAAAGTCGGCACCCTGCTGCTGGTCATATCGACGGCTGTCCTGCTGCTCTCCGTCGCGGTGGGGCAAAGGGTTCTGAACGATCTGACCACGGACTTGAGCCGCAGACTGGCCGTTGCCGAGGCGCAGCTTACCCGTGAAAAAATCCAGGCCCTGGTAGGCCGCGAACTGGCCATCGCACAGCGTTTCGCGGATCTCAGCGCCCTGAAGGACTGGCTGCTGAAAGAACAGGAGCCTTCGGCCCGCTCCCGTTTTCTGGCCGAGGCGGCGGGATTTCGCCAGGCCTTCGCCGACCAGACCTATTTCGTCATACACCACCGCACCCTGGCCTACTATTACGCCGATCCCAAAAGCCCAAGCGCCAGATACCGCTACACGCTGGATACGGACAAGGCGGCCGACGCGTGGTACTTTTCGACCATGGAAGTTCCGATCCCCTACACCCTGAACGTCAACCCCGACGCCACCCTGAAGGTGACCAACCTGTGGATCAACGTGCAGGTGCGCAACGCAGCGGGAATGCCCCTCGGGCTGGTCGGCACCGGCATGCAGCTGGACAGGTTCCTAAGGACCATGCTCGCCCCCCGTTCGGCCGGGGCCATGAGCTTCATCATCGACGGGCAGGGACGCATCGTGGCCCATCCGGATCCGGACAGGATCGAATATGGAGCCATGGGCAAGCAGGACACCGCCCGGACAGTTTTCGCCGAACTGAGCGAGAGTCGCGATCAAGAGGCGTTCGCTCGCGCCCTGGCCGAGACCGGACGCAGGGGCACGCAAGTGCTTCCGCTACAGGTCGAAACCAAGCAGGGCACGCGCATGATGGCCCTGGCGCATCTTCCGGAACTCGGCTGGACCGTGGTCAGCAGTGTCAATCCGGCGGCCGAGGGCATTTTGTCCTCGGACATCATTCGCCTGGCCCTGGCCGGAGGCGCGGTGATTCTGCTGCTGGTCATTCTGACCCTGACCCTGGGCTTTGACCGCCTTGTCCTGCATCCGCTGCTGGTCCTGACCGATTCGGCCCGCAGGATCGCCGAAGGGCGCTACGACACCCGGCTGCAATCGAGCCGGAACGACGAACTCGGAGCCCTGTCGCGCGCCTTCGACAGCATGGCATCCCAGGTCCAGGCGCACACCCGGGAGCTTGAACAGCGCGTGGCCGAACGCACGGCCCAGCTGGAGACAACCCATGCACGGCTGACGGACACGCATCGCCAGCTGACGGAGAGCATCCGCTACGCGAGCCTCATCCAGCGGGTCATCCTTCCGGACCGACAACTCTGCGAGCACCTGCGCGGACAGTATTTCGTGGTCTGGCATCCGCGCGACGTTGTCGGCGGCGATTTCTATCTGTACCGGGAACGGGCCGAGGGCTGTCTGTTCGGGGTCATCGACTGCGCCGGTCACGGAGTGCCCGGAGCCTTCATGACCATGATCGCTCACGCGGCCCTGGAACGCGCTACCCTGGAACAGAGCTGGAACAACCCGGCCGCGCTGCTTGAGAGCGCGGACAAGGCCGTGCGCGCCATGATGCCGGACACCAAACGCCTGGAGCGCCTGGCCACGTCCATGGACATCGGGCTGTGCTACGTTGAATGGGAAACCCGCAAGGTTCATTTCGCCGGAGCCCACATCGACCTCTTCACGGCCAGGGGAGCACAGGTCGAGCATTTCCGGGGAGACCGGGGCGGAATCAACGACCGCCGGTCCAGAAGCTTCACCTGCCGAACACTGGACCTTGAACCGGACACCGTTTTTTATCTTGTCACGGACGGAATTCTGGACCAATCCGGGGGACAAAGAGGCTTGCCTTTCGGTCGAAGCGGCTTCGTGAACTGGCTTGAAGCCCACTCGGGCCTTGCGCTCGAAACCCAGGAAAAGGCCCTGACCACCGCCCTGCAAGAATACCGTGGAGATTACCCGCAACGCGACGACATCACCGTGCTGGCCTTTCGTTTCGACCAAACGCCGGCTGATTCCTCCAAGGAGACCGCTTCATGA
- the siaB gene encoding biofilm regulation protein kinase SiaB yields MSTPDLYDLREIFDRQQIMVCFNGPINAALIEEIGRALRDYLNHQQEAPSAVADIFSVYIEMTQNIRRYADQHPKLTGAASAAIVVSREDEHYVISAGNVVTREDGATLKDRVDGLAVLDRAALKALFKTQLRQPREGLNGSAGLGIIDMARKASRPLTVTVRDIDATRSFLSLRVVL; encoded by the coding sequence ATGAGCACACCCGACCTTTACGACCTGCGCGAAATTTTTGATCGTCAACAGATCATGGTCTGCTTCAACGGCCCCATCAACGCCGCCCTGATCGAGGAGATCGGCCGCGCCCTGCGCGATTACCTCAACCATCAGCAGGAAGCGCCCAGTGCCGTGGCCGACATTTTTTCCGTTTATATAGAAATGACCCAGAACATCCGTCGTTACGCGGACCAGCATCCGAAACTGACCGGCGCGGCCAGCGCGGCCATCGTCGTGTCCCGCGAGGATGAACATTACGTGATCAGCGCGGGCAATGTCGTCACCCGCGAGGACGGAGCCACCCTGAAGGATCGCGTGGACGGACTGGCGGTCCTGGACCGCGCCGCGCTCAAGGCCCTCTTCAAGACCCAGTTGCGCCAGCCGCGCGAAGGCTTGAACGGCAGCGCGGGTCTGGGGATCATCGACATGGCCCGCAAGGCCTCGCGGCCCCTGACCGTCACGGTGCGCGACATCGACGCGACGCGAAGCTTCCTGAGCCTGCGCGTCGTACTGTAG
- the siaC gene encoding biofilm regulation phosphoprotein SiaC, whose product MNNLDIAQTPSTPMVRADNEQGRVFMAGDSYPENPFEFFQPIIDWIDDFLKNDDRPLAFDLELIYLNTSSIRAMMDIFDRLEESHQGGRPVSVAWSYDPENERVGELAEEFKEDCTFPFTIAPRS is encoded by the coding sequence ATGAACAATCTAGATATCGCCCAGACACCCAGCACCCCGATGGTCCGCGCCGACAACGAGCAGGGACGTGTCTTCATGGCCGGAGATTCATATCCCGAGAATCCCTTTGAATTCTTTCAGCCGATCATCGACTGGATCGATGATTTTCTGAAGAATGACGACCGCCCCCTGGCCTTCGACCTGGAACTGATCTATCTCAACACCAGTAGCATCCGGGCCATGATGGACATCTTCGACCGCCTGGAGGAATCCCACCAGGGCGGACGACCGGTCAGCGTCGCCTGGAGCTATGATCCGGAAAACGAACGCGTCGGCGAACTGGCCGAGGAATTCAAGGAAGACTGCACCTTTCCCTTCACCATCGCCCCGAGGTCATGA
- the siaD gene encoding biofilm regulation diguanylate cyclase SiaD, whose amino-acid sequence MNMTQCPPEDSLEPRIEAILAADAPPEGWKKALETLFERYLDQQRLLDRLTHIADRFQAAERERSQGYLANYEKKVRQLEKIVRISDQYQTMLHQLKERLEHASNYDSLTGLPNRRYMTMRLEEAASRATRKPDGGFAVMIADIDHFKEVNDNFGHAAGDQLLQAVARALELSLREYDLCARWGGEEFLFLFPACDATSAPVVAERLRQSVIGAQRIRDEIPAPTVSIGFTIHRPGEPVDTTLLRADQALYKAKDAGRNCAVGE is encoded by the coding sequence ATGAACATGACGCAGTGTCCGCCCGAAGACAGCCTTGAGCCGCGCATCGAGGCCATTCTCGCCGCTGACGCGCCTCCGGAGGGGTGGAAGAAGGCGCTTGAAACGCTCTTTGAGCGTTACCTCGACCAACAGCGCCTGCTGGACCGGCTGACCCACATCGCGGACCGTTTTCAGGCCGCCGAACGCGAACGCAGCCAAGGCTATCTGGCCAATTACGAAAAGAAAGTCCGGCAGCTGGAAAAAATCGTGCGCATCAGCGACCAGTACCAGACCATGCTGCATCAGCTCAAGGAACGCCTGGAGCACGCCTCCAACTACGATTCCCTGACAGGCCTGCCCAACCGCCGCTACATGACCATGCGTCTGGAGGAAGCCGCTTCCCGGGCAACGCGGAAGCCCGACGGCGGATTCGCGGTCATGATCGCGGACATCGACCATTTCAAGGAAGTGAACGACAACTTCGGACACGCCGCCGGAGACCAGTTGCTCCAGGCCGTGGCCCGGGCCCTGGAACTTTCGCTGCGTGAATACGACCTGTGCGCGCGCTGGGGCGGAGAGGAATTTCTGTTCCTCTTCCCGGCCTGCGACGCAACCAGCGCTCCGGTCGTGGCGGAACGGCTGCGCCAGTCCGTGATCGGGGCTCAAAGAATCCGCGACGAAATTCCCGCCCCCACGGTCAGCATCGGCTTCACGATTCACAGGCCCGGAGAACCCGTGGACACGACCCTGCTGCGCGCGGACCAGGCCCTCTACAAGGCCAAGGACGCCGGGCGAAACTGTGCCGTCGGGGAGTGA
- the thiM gene encoding hydroxyethylthiazole kinase — protein sequence MSDFARKAADNLRALRQTKPLIHNITNFVVMNYTANALLACGASPVMAHAENEVEEMVAYAGALVLNIGTLTDVWVAAMLKAGRRATALGKPIILDPVGSGATTLRTETAKSILAWTKVSVVRGNASEILSLAGQNAATKGVDSTDSIEDAAKAAGALARELGTTLAITGPTDLVTDGRRTLVIEGGHSLMPCVTGTGCSATALVGAFHAVDPDPVSAAASALAFLGVAGERAGALAAGPGSFQIHLLDALFNLTPEDLARECRIREEHHA from the coding sequence GTGTCCGATTTTGCCCGCAAGGCCGCAGACAACCTGCGCGCCCTCAGACAGACCAAACCGCTTATTCACAACATCACCAATTTCGTGGTCATGAACTACACCGCCAACGCCCTTCTGGCCTGCGGCGCGTCTCCGGTCATGGCCCATGCCGAAAATGAAGTCGAAGAGATGGTTGCCTACGCTGGGGCGCTGGTGCTGAACATAGGCACGCTGACCGATGTCTGGGTGGCGGCCATGCTCAAGGCCGGACGCAGGGCCACGGCGCTCGGCAAGCCCATCATCCTCGATCCGGTGGGCTCCGGGGCGACGACCCTGCGCACCGAGACCGCAAAATCCATCCTGGCCTGGACAAAGGTCAGCGTGGTGCGTGGCAACGCCTCCGAGATTCTGTCCCTGGCCGGACAGAACGCGGCCACCAAGGGCGTGGACTCCACTGACTCCATCGAGGACGCGGCCAAGGCCGCCGGAGCCCTGGCCCGCGAACTGGGCACCACCCTGGCCATCACCGGACCCACCGATCTGGTCACCGACGGACGACGCACGCTGGTCATCGAAGGCGGGCACTCGCTCATGCCCTGCGTCACGGGCACGGGCTGCTCGGCCACGGCCCTGGTCGGCGCCTTCCACGCGGTGGACCCCGATCCCGTCTCCGCCGCCGCCTCGGCCCTGGCCTTTTTGGGGGTGGCCGGAGAGAGGGCGGGAGCGCTGGCCGCCGGCCCCGGCTCCTTTCAGATCCATCTTCTGGACGCCCTCTTCAATCTCACACCCGAGGACCTGGCCAGGGAATGCCGCATCCGCGAGGAACACCATGCCTGA
- the thiE gene encoding thiamine phosphate synthase, whose protein sequence is MPDLSLYLVTDRELSLGRSTLDIVRAAVAGGVTCVQLREKRCATREFVAEARAVRELLVGTGVPLIINDRIDVALAVSADGVHLGQTDMLIADARRLTGPDMLIGISAECVADAIRAQAEGADYVGISPVFATPTKTDTAPALGLDGVAAIRAAVSLPLVGIGGIGPDNAAEVIRAGCDGIAVVSAIVSAPDPKEAASRLRTIIRAAKELS, encoded by the coding sequence ATGCCTGATCTGTCCCTGTACCTGGTCACGGACCGAGAGCTGTCTCTTGGCCGCTCCACTTTGGACATCGTCCGCGCCGCCGTGGCCGGGGGAGTGACCTGCGTGCAGCTGCGGGAAAAACGCTGCGCGACCCGCGAATTCGTGGCCGAAGCTCGGGCCGTGCGTGAATTGCTGGTCGGAACCGGCGTCCCGCTCATCATCAACGACCGCATCGACGTGGCCCTGGCCGTAAGCGCCGACGGCGTGCACCTGGGCCAAACCGACATGCTCATCGCCGACGCCCGTCGCTTGACGGGTCCGGACATGCTCATCGGCATCTCGGCCGAGTGCGTGGCGGACGCGATCCGCGCCCAGGCCGAAGGCGCGGACTATGTGGGCATAAGCCCCGTCTTTGCCACCCCGACCAAAACCGACACAGCCCCGGCGCTGGGCCTTGACGGCGTGGCCGCCATCCGCGCGGCCGTGTCCCTGCCCCTGGTCGGCATCGGCGGCATCGGCCCGGACAACGCGGCCGAAGTCATCCGCGCCGGATGCGACGGCATCGCCGTGGTCTCGGCCATCGTCTCCGCCCCTGATCCAAAAGAGGCTGCCTCTCGACTCAGAACCATCATCCGCGCAGCCAAGGAGCTTTCATGA
- the thiD gene encoding bifunctional hydroxymethylpyrimidine kinase/phosphomethylpyrimidine kinase translates to MNQRKYHRVLTIAGSDSGGGAGIQADLKTIAAHGCYGASVITALTAQNTLGVTGIHAVPVEFVAAQMDAVLCDIGADAVKIGMLFSPELIRTVARGLARHGVGIIVLDPVMVAQSGDKLLQDEAIDALKSELIPMATLITPNLPEASVLLGRDIATQAVAMEALADLAAMGRGSVLVKGGHLESGDSDDILYIGPEKRVVTLPGVRIQTRNNHGTGCTLSSAIASNLAKGEDMETAVRNAKEYISEAIRAGAAYVIGHGHGPVHHFHRFFK, encoded by the coding sequence ATGAACCAGCGCAAATATCACCGCGTACTGACCATCGCCGGATCCGACAGCGGGGGCGGGGCCGGAATCCAGGCCGACCTCAAGACCATCGCGGCCCACGGCTGCTATGGGGCCAGCGTCATCACCGCCCTGACCGCCCAGAACACCCTGGGCGTGACCGGCATCCACGCCGTGCCCGTCGAATTCGTGGCCGCGCAGATGGACGCGGTGCTTTGCGACATCGGGGCCGACGCGGTGAAGATCGGCATGCTCTTCTCCCCGGAACTGATCCGCACCGTGGCCAGGGGGCTGGCCAGGCACGGGGTGGGGATCATCGTGCTCGACCCGGTCATGGTCGCCCAGAGCGGCGACAAGCTGTTGCAGGACGAAGCCATCGACGCCCTGAAGTCGGAACTCATCCCCATGGCCACGCTCATCACGCCCAACCTGCCCGAAGCCTCGGTGCTGCTCGGGCGGGACATCGCCACGCAGGCGGTGGCCATGGAAGCGCTGGCGGACCTCGCGGCCATGGGCAGGGGGAGCGTGCTGGTCAAGGGCGGGCATCTGGAGTCGGGCGACAGCGACGACATCCTCTACATCGGGCCGGAAAAACGCGTCGTGACCCTGCCGGGCGTACGCATCCAGACCCGCAACAACCACGGCACGGGCTGCACCCTGTCCTCGGCCATCGCCTCGAACCTGGCCAAGGGCGAAGACATGGAAACGGCCGTGCGCAACGCCAAGGAATACATCAGCGAAGCCATCCGGGCCGGAGCCGCCTACGTCATCGGCCATGGACACGGGCCTGTGCATCACTTCCACCGGTTCTTCAAATAG